In the genome of Pieris napi chromosome 16, ilPieNapi1.2, whole genome shotgun sequence, one region contains:
- the LOC125057093 gene encoding glucose dehydrogenase [FAD, quinone]-like, with product MTSAGNITEDLCKICDGRIECAPTAILLIALVHTLYGHLGPEIDYFGNNKEELTGSQQKLKVLPKHRYKYVENEERNENSDIGDEEFDFIVIGGGTAGCVLASRLSENRKWKTLLIEAGVEEPKMTLIPALTSEFQGSSLDWQYAMRPKKGFCQNRMEKGCEIIQGKVLGGTSSINEMAYIRGSPADYDEWALNGNEGWSFAQVLPYFKYSEGNYDKDISKNKFFHSTQGPLDVGRYPYVDDNVDVLLSAFNEMGYNYTDINGRTQIGFMRIQTMSYFGERVSTYTAFIEPIRKLRSNIVILTEALVTKIIFEDYRDSLRAVGVEYIRNGTKFKIKASKEVILSAGAINSPKLLMQSGIGPRDYLEYLNIPVLYDLPVGANFQDHVAVCLPIIKLTRTATTTKFTEKLKDITTYYTKGLGPLSANYQVVAFMESSISEILGTPDIEFRFRGHDSNMYYNKMDMCISLLTPKSKGQIILNATDPVFGTPLIYPNFLKDPSDAKKLLEGIQEIVKLFDTDVFKTAEYEFDPKPILNNECRNHERVSEEFWSCIIRQFSMPLQNFVGTCKMGPPKDPESVVDNSLRVYGTTNFRVVDASIMPKITRGSTSAPVIMIAEKASDLIKSVWY from the exons ATGACATCAGCTGGTAACATAACTGAAGACCTGTGTAAAATATGTGACGGAAGAATTGAGTGTGCACCCACGGCGATACTTCTAATCGCTTTAGTTCATACTCTATACGGGCATTTAGGGCCTGAAATAgattattttggaaataataaAGAGGAACTCACAGGTTctcaacaaaaattaaaagtctTACCAAAACATCGCTATAAATATGTAGAAAATGAGGAGCGAAACGAGAATTCCGACATCGGTGATGAAGAGTTCGATTTTATAGTGATTGGTGGTGGCACAGCTGGTTGTGTACTTGCCAGCCGACTCTCCGAAAACAGGAAGTGGAAG ACACTGCTTATAGAAGCCGGAGTTGAAGAACCTAAAATGACACTGATTCCTGCACTCACAAGTGAATTTCAGGGTTCATCACTTGACTGGCAATACGCAATGAGACCCAAAAAAGG ATTTTGTCAGAACCGTATGGAAAAAGGCTGCGAAATAATACAAGGCAAGGTACTTGGCGGAACATCGTCAATTAACGAAATGGCCTACATAAGGGGCAGCCCTGCAGATTACGATGAGTGGGCACTTAATGGCAATGAAGGGTGGAGCTTTGCGCAAGTACTACCTTACTTTAAATACTCTGAGGGGAATTACGACAAAGACATATCGAAAAACAAATTCTTCCACTCGACTCAAGGACCTTTAGATGTAGGACGTTATCCTTATGTGGACGATAATGTGGACGTTTTACTAAGCGCGTTTAATGAGATGGGATATAACTATACAGATATCAATGGAAGGACACAAATTGGGTTTATGAGGATACAGACTATGTCTTATTTTGGTGAAAGAGTGAGCACGTACACAGCCTTTATAGAACCTATACGTAAGCTTAGAAGTAACATTGTAATTCTGACAGAAGCATTAGtcactaaaataatttttgaagattACAGAGACAGTTTAAGAGCTGTTGGTGTAGAATATATTAGAAATGGTACGAAATTTAAGATAAAGGCGTCTAAAGAAGTAATTTTAAGTGCCGGTGCTATCAACTCACCTAAGTTGCTTATGCAATCTGGTATAGGTCCTAGGGACTACTTAGAGTATTTAAACATACCGGTGTTGTATGATTTACCGGTTGGTGCCAACTTTCAAGACCACGTAGCAGTATGtttaccaattattaaactgACAAGGACTGCGACTACCAcaaaatttacagaaaaattaaaagacaTTACAACATATTACACAAAAGGACTTGGACCGCTGTCGGCAAATTACCAGGTTGTAGCTTTTATGGAGTCGAGTATATCAGAGATTTTGGGAACACCGGATATTGAGTTTCGTTTTAGAGGTCACGATTCAAacatgtattataataaaatggataTGTGCATTTCTCTATTAACACCTAAAAGCAAAGgtcaaataatactaaatgCAACAGACCCCGTCTTTGGAACACCTTTAATATACCCTAATTTCCTTAAGGATCCTTCCGATGCAAAGAAGTTATTAGAAGGCATACAAGAAATAGTTAAACTGTTTGACACAGATGTATTTAAAACAGCTGAATACGAGTTTGACCCAAAACCAATTTTAAACAATGAATGTAGGAATCACGAAAGAGTTTCTGAGGAATTTTGGTCATGTATCATTAGACAATTTTCGATGCCCCTTCAAAATTTCGTAGGAACATGTAAAATGGGGCCTCCCAAAGACCCCGAGTCAGTTGTAGATAATAGTTTACGAGTATATGGCACAACGAATTTCAGAGTAGTTGATGCATCAATAATGCCTAAAATAACTAGAGGTTCGACTTCAGCACCAGTAATAATGATAGCGGAAAAGGCtagtgatttaataaaaagtgttTGGTATTAa